In the genome of Raphanus sativus cultivar WK10039 chromosome 4, ASM80110v3, whole genome shotgun sequence, one region contains:
- the LOC108850609 gene encoding uncharacterized protein LOC108850609 isoform X1 gives MVDRIASCLIPRAVVVEAFRYSLRFPKGLQLSVQNLVDLPSPTFTLMKLMLFVIQATQIDPARKKRSHTSLMLHATFHCRRSLIPSPPSFFASVTVSQETRAEWWPSVVPFHRGSQLDKDNFLVHKGTPKYLTGSTPCVNPTSDMILLTPLDGIDC, from the exons ATGGTAGATAGGATAGCATCGTGTCTGATTCCCAGAGCCGTAGTGGTTGAGGCATTTAGGTACTCTCTGAGGTTCCCAAAAGGGCTCCAGTTGTCAGTCCAAAACCTTGTTGATCTACCATCACCAACCTTTACCTTGATGAAATT GATGCTCTTTGTGATCCAAGCAACCCAAATAGACCCTGCGCGAAAGAAGAGGAGCCATACTAGCTTGATGTTGCACGCTACATTCCATTGCAGGAGATCTCTGATCCCAAGTCCTCCCTCATTCTTCGCCAGTGTCACTGTTTCCCAAGAGACCCGAGCAGAGTGGTGGCCCTCTGTAGTGCCTTTCCACAG AGGATCACAATTAGACAAGGATAATTTCTTAGTGCATAAGGGAACTCCTAAATACCTCACTGGAAGCACTCCATGTGTTAACCCCACCTCTGATATGATCTTGTTAACTCCACTGGACGGCATAGATTGTTGA
- the LOC108850609 gene encoding uncharacterized protein LOC108850609 isoform X2, protein MVDRIASCLIPRAVVVEAFRYSLRFPKGLQLSVQNLVDLPSPTFTLMKLMLFVIQATQIDPARKKRSHTSLMLHATFHCRRSLIPSPPSFFASVTVSQETRAEWWPSVVPFHRTSFHEDNNVHVEAKCSTEAQVN, encoded by the exons ATGGTAGATAGGATAGCATCGTGTCTGATTCCCAGAGCCGTAGTGGTTGAGGCATTTAGGTACTCTCTGAGGTTCCCAAAAGGGCTCCAGTTGTCAGTCCAAAACCTTGTTGATCTACCATCACCAACCTTTACCTTGATGAAATT GATGCTCTTTGTGATCCAAGCAACCCAAATAGACCCTGCGCGAAAGAAGAGGAGCCATACTAGCTTGATGTTGCACGCTACATTCCATTGCAGGAGATCTCTGATCCCAAGTCCTCCCTCATTCTTCGCCAGTGTCACTGTTTCCCAAGAGACCCGAGCAGAGTGGTGGCCCTCTGTAGTGCCTTTCCACAG GACCAGTTTTCACGAGGACAACAATGTTCATGTAGAGGCAAAATGCTCAACGGAAGCTCAAGTAAATTAA